Within the Gemmatimonadota bacterium genome, the region CTGGGGAGTCAACAACCCGGCGGGTTGGGGCTTCGCCATCGTCAACTTCGTCTTCTGGGTCGGCATCGGGCATGCGGGCACGCTGATCTCCGCAATCCTCTACCTCTTCCGCCAGAAATGGCGAACGGGGATCAATCGATTCGCCGAAGCCATGACGATCTTCGCGGTGATCTGCGCCGGGATCTTCCCGGGGATCCATGTCGGACGCGTATGGCTGATCTTCTTCATCTTCCCGTACCCGGACCAGATGCTGAACATGTGGCCGAACTTCCGGAGCCCACTGCTCTGGGATGTGTTTGCCGTGGGCACATACTTCACGGTTTCGCTGCTCTTCTGGTACATGGGCATGATCCCGGACATCGCGACGCTCCGGGACCGCGCAACGACCCGCACGCGGGAACTCGCGTACGGACTACTGGCGCTGGGCTGGCGAGGATCCAACCGGCACTGGCAACGATACGAGCGCGCCTATCTGTATCTGGCCGCGCTGGCTGCCCCGCTGGTGCTGAGCGTACACTCGGTGGTTTCGTTCGACTTCGCGGTCTCGCTGATCCCGGGGTGGCATACAACCATTTTCCCGCCCTACTTCGTGGCGGGCGCCATCTTCAGCGGATTCGCCATGGTCGTGACGCTGATCATCCCGGCAAGGAAGTTCTTCGGGCTGGAGGAAATCGTCACGCTCCATCATCTGGAGAACATGAACAAGATCATCCTGGCGACGGGCTCTATCGTCGGGTACGCCTACTCCATCGAGTTCTTTATCGCGTGGTATGGCGGGAATCCATACGAGTCATTCATCTTCCTGAACCGCGCATTCGGTCCGTACGGATGGGCCTACTGGATCATGGTCTCCTGCAATGTGCTCGTCCCGCAGGTGTTCTGGTCGAAGCGCGCACGCACCAGCATCCCCGTCATGCTGAGTGTCGCCATCCTCGTCAATGTGGGGATGTGGTTCGAGAGGTTTGTGATTGTGATCTCTTCGCTGACGGCGGACTTCCTGCCGTCCAGTTGGGGGCTGTTCGTTCCGACACCGGTGGACATCCTCACCTTCCTCGGGAGCTTCGGCCTTTTCTGCACGCTGTTCCTTCTGTTCGTTCGATTCCTGCCGATGATCGCCATGGCGGAGGTCAAGGGCGTCATGCCCCAGTCCCACGCGCACGGCCACGACCACGAAGTCGGTGAGAAACAGATGGCGGAAGCTCGGGGAGATTCCTGATGGCCGCCCGTCACTCCTCTGGTAGCGAAGACACCCGTCTGTCCGGGTACCTCGTCGAGTTTGAAACGCCCGGCGGACTGCTTCGCGCGTGCGAGGAAGTCCGTGACCATGGCTTCTCCCGGTGGGACGCGCACTCGCCGTTCCCGGTGCATGGACTGGACGCAGCCATGGGGCTCAAGCCGACGATCCTCCCGTGGGTCGTGGCCGGTGGTGGTGCCACAGGCTGCGGCCTGGGGCTTCTCCTCCAATGGTGGACGAACGCGCACGACTATCCCTTCCTGATCAGCGGGAAGCCGTTCTTCGGCATCCCGGCCGTGATCCCGGTGACCTTTGAGTTGACCATTCTGCTGTCTGCATTCGGCGCATTCTTCGGAATGCTTCTCCTGAACGGATTTCCACGGTTTCACCACGCCGTCTTCTCCAGCCAGCGGTTCCGGCGAGTGACGCAGGATCGCTTCTTCATCAGCGTGGAAGCACGAGATCCCAAGTTTGATGCGAACGGGACCAAGGCGTTCCTCAGCACCCTGGGCGGAACCCGGGTCGAAAGACTGGAGGGCTGACGCCATGCCGAAATGGATCCCGCCTGCCGTGATCGTGTTGATCGCTGTGTCACTGGTTCCGGCGGCTCTCATCAAGCGAGCCCGCTCCACGCACTCGCCGGTGCCGCGCATCAACATCATCCCGGACATGGACAGCCAGCCGAGCTTCCGGGCGCAGTCCGCCAACGGAATGTTCGCGGACGGACGCGGCATGCGTGCGCCGGTCGAGGGGACCGTTGCGCGGGGAATGCTGGAAGCGGACGATCACTTCCACCGGGGCATCGTGGCCGATGACTGGGCGGACCAGATTCCCGAAGACGCGGGGGTGGACCTCGCCGAGCGCGGACGGGAGCGGTACGGAATCTACTGCACGCCCTGCCATGGAGCGCAGGGGAACGGCGACGGACCGGTGGCACTGCGAGCGGACAAGTTGGCAGAGGGCACCTGGACGCCGCCGACCTCCCTCCACGACAGCCTTGTGAGAGACC harbors:
- a CDS encoding cytochrome c; this encodes MPKWIPPAVIVLIAVSLVPAALIKRARSTHSPVPRINIIPDMDSQPSFRAQSANGMFADGRGMRAPVEGTVARGMLEADDHFHRGIVADDWADQIPEDAGVDLAERGRERYGIYCTPCHGAQGNGDGPVALRADKLAEGTWTPPTSLHDSLVRDRPEGHIFNTITRGIRSMPSYGVQIPAADRWAIVAHVRALQAEGQESIR
- the nrfD gene encoding polysulfide reductase NrfD; its protein translation is MTTMLNRIPDNTSDDPQHRPDLVLGGHGFMSLTDKVCGIVENRKTPRAWWVLFGISLSLTGLLGAMIAYLFIKGVGIWGVNNPAGWGFAIVNFVFWVGIGHAGTLISAILYLFRQKWRTGINRFAEAMTIFAVICAGIFPGIHVGRVWLIFFIFPYPDQMLNMWPNFRSPLLWDVFAVGTYFTVSLLFWYMGMIPDIATLRDRATTRTRELAYGLLALGWRGSNRHWQRYERAYLYLAALAAPLVLSVHSVVSFDFAVSLIPGWHTTIFPPYFVAGAIFSGFAMVVTLIIPARKFFGLEEIVTLHHLENMNKIILATGSIVGYAYSIEFFIAWYGGNPYESFIFLNRAFGPYGWAYWIMVSCNVLVPQVFWSKRARTSIPVMLSVAILVNVGMWFERFVIVISSLTADFLPSSWGLFVPTPVDILTFLGSFGLFCTLFLLFVRFLPMIAMAEVKGVMPQSHAHGHDHEVGEKQMAEARGDS
- a CDS encoding DUF3341 domain-containing protein yields the protein MAARHSSGSEDTRLSGYLVEFETPGGLLRACEEVRDHGFSRWDAHSPFPVHGLDAAMGLKPTILPWVVAGGGATGCGLGLLLQWWTNAHDYPFLISGKPFFGIPAVIPVTFELTILLSAFGAFFGMLLLNGFPRFHHAVFSSQRFRRVTQDRFFISVEARDPKFDANGTKAFLSTLGGTRVERLEG